The window caataatttacccacttttaacccaaaaaaatgGTGTATGCaatgcttttgttttttttttgttaaaacggctcactatttttaaaaagaacaTTAAACAGATGTATATTATGAGAACAAGAAaatctaatactccatattaatgagaaaaaaaaaaaaaacctaaattGTTAACGGatagaaatgaaatactcCTAACGGACTATTTACGAACTTAATGAATTACCCATTTAAGATTTTCATTCTCGATGGCGACTTTCCAATTTTCCCGCCAAAAAGGCCACTATAAAATCCCTCTCGCATTTCTAACCTAACACAaatctctctctgtctctcccacacaatcacaatcacaatcacaaacacacacacacagttgCAGCAATGGTTGCGGCCTTAGGTCTTGGCAAGTTCTACGGCGGCAGCCTCCCACGGCCGCGGTTCTACTCCGGCGGGGAGAGAATCGATCCGCCGGTCCCGGTGATGGATCCCCTGATTGCTTGGGCCGAAGAGGCCCACTGGTCCATGGGCGGTGTAAGCACCACGCGCCGCCGCTTCCAAGGCCGAATCGAGGGCAACGTGGACAAGCTCCGCGTGCAGCGCGACGATGCTCTCTTTAAGAAATCGGGGTATAAGCATAAATCCCCGGCGGTGATCAAACGGCGTCGTGTGGCTGTATTGGTGGATgacgaggaagaagaaaagcaGTGTGTGGTGGAGAAATTGGGCGGAATAAATGAGGGATCGGCAAAAAACAATGGCGGTGTTAAAGTTGGTAGAGTCGTGGCGGCGGGAAAGAGGATTAAGGCGAAGGAGTCGGATCTGCCTGCGGTACAAAGTTCAGTGGCCAGTGACGCCGGAATCAGAAGTTCGCCACGGTTGGCGAAGATCGAGCTGTTGAGATGATGAAATTCGGGTtgggaaaatgaaattctaGATTCCAACAATATTTTGGATTGCCCTAATTTTATCTGTGTCgtcaaattcattttattgcTCTAGTCTACACAAATTGTAACCCAAAACTTTATGTAagcttaaaattttaaatactatttGAATTGTAACCCAAGTTGTGTTTAATCTTAAACCTTTCTATAATTCTTACTCCATGATCATTGTTTTTCCATCATATATAAGGAAATTAATACAGATATGCTATGCAATGATATTATGCTTGACTACTTTGCCTCATGATTATAACTAAAAGCACTTGGTCAAGTTATGTAGTTTCatgttgaaacttgaaagtaACTGTACTACTGTATTTAAGAGTATTTGGTACTCCTAATCATTCCTTCAAGTAAACTACTGTACTACTCACTACTATACTTCTACATTATATTACTAGTAGAATGCACACcatcatgaaaaaaaattagtccACATAACTAAAACTGATGATAAGAAAAAGAACATATAGTTATTTGAAAGGACAAAATCGATTCTTGAATAATCCACGTCACTTCTGCTTCTACTGTAACACAAGATTCCCCTTTTCTGTGGAAAAGGCCCGTATGACCGTCCCTCATTGGTTGCCCACGGATTCCATTATCAAGAAGTGTATCCACAGCCTCTTGTACTAATTTCTCCTGACACATTACTAATTCTCCTGGCGTAGAAGCAATGACGGTATCTGGGGAATAAGCATCGGCTAACTCTATGCCAACAGCCAAGATTTGACCTTTTCGAACTCTGTCTGTAACTCACTAGAGGCCCGAGGAAACAAAGAAAAGATGTGTACGAACGAGATATCCAGCAACAAGAAGAAGGAAAAGGATTGAATAGAGGAACTCCCAAACATTTGGCGATCTCGGATGTGTCGATATCAATGGTGATTCATTATTTCGATGAATCATTTCTTCggacaaaagaaaattatggaAACACTTACTCGAAATCTCACTTATCAGATTCCATTGCGGAAGACACCTTTAGTTCTTCCATTTCTTGGTTCCGAACTGTTATTTCAATTCTTACgtcttttcttgatttcatctctttttttcaaccaatttacCCTGACCCATTGAATTATAACCATATCCACTATTCTGATATTAAAATTCGATAGagatgaaatttgaattagaACAGTTCACCCGTCtcactttttaatttcatttctttggACTTGGAAAGAATTTGTTGATAGTTCCGATTCAATCTTCTTGTTCCTATATTTTCTACGGGAACAAGTTATTATCCCCTTCCTTTACAGATGTTCTTTTTATTACGCATTACGTTGGCACCACATCCTTTGACgagttttgatttatttttattaattccatTTTTGCAATTTGTTGTTTCAAACCTTTGACCATtagacttttaattttttcaaaaaatttaactccatataaaattttatctatatGTACTCACTTCTATTCACATTCTACACGAAGAATTGACTTATGGTTTCCAACAAGATATAATCAAAGAAATTTGGCATacaaaaactgaaattaatttcattaagtaatttagaaatttaaataatgtaattttttttaacaacttttcgaattttaattaataattttataatatgtagttatttgtttgattttacaaatattttaattagtaggTGGTGTAGTTGAGTGGACTTGTTGACGTGACagttaaatatttgaattatagtTTAAAAGGATATTGACATGTAATATCACGAGAGAAATGTTATGCTGCGAGATAATTGTGAGAAATGTTATGCTGCGAGATAATTGTGAGCGACAACTTGAGCGACACTTTCACAACCACGCGCtcctttcatttatttttcttctaagggtttctctctcctccctcATGTCTGATCTCTGCCCTATCTTCCATAATTTTCACAGCCtaattcttgtttttcttatcACATTCACAAACTATGGATACACTCATAAATTTTCTGATCTTCTCTCTCAACCTCTCTTCCACAATTTTCTCcgcattattttttttatccaatcAAAAGCCTTGGATATTAAGCAATTTTCTGACCTCTATCTACAAAGAGGATAATACTATTGAAAGAGAAAAGATTCAATTGGATTACTATTCAATTGGGAGGCGTAATTAGTTTCggaaatttatcaaattcagaAGAAGAGATTCAATTGGATTGCTACCGTGACAATTGGGAGGCGCAATTAGTTTGGAAAATTTATCAGATTCTCTTCGCTATCCATgttctcttttttcttatcaattttcttcattgtGTGAGAATCAAAATTCATCTGCTCAATTTTTATCAAATGCCAACTCATGTTCTCAATTCTCTCATTAATTTCTCATCGTTTATTTGTATGcatattagtatttatttcatCAAATCTTTTCTGCTATCAACTATGAATGTTTGCGTTTTCTTCTATTTGTGTTTTACTCATTCTGGAAATAGATCTGCTATGTGATTGAGGGCTGCTACCGATTGTTATCACCTAGAAACAGAGAGCTTGATAAGTGAAATTGTGTtcagaaaattgaaaactgCGGaatgtttatcatttttagcGTATCTTTATATTGTGATAATGAAtcgagaagaagaaaagtgatgaagagaaagagataatttttttaaaaaccagATGAAGATTtattgaggagagagaaactcagagaagaaaataaaaggaaggAGCGCGTGGATGTGAAAGTGTCGCTCAAATTGTCGCTCCCCTTCATCCCGCAGCATATCATTTCTCTagtgggaaaaacccaactttttgaaagttccgTGATAGAGAAATGATATGTTGCGGGATGAAGGGGAGCGACAACTTGAGCGACACTTTCACATCCACGCGCTccttccttttattttcttctctgagtttctctctcctcaataCATCTTCACCtggtataaaaaaaagtatctctttctcttcatcacttttcttcttctcgaTTCATTATCAATATAAAGATACgctaaaaatgataaacattCCGcagttttcaattttctgaACACAATTTGACTCTTGTTTTT is drawn from Salvia hispanica cultivar TCC Black 2014 chromosome 6, UniMelb_Shisp_WGS_1.0, whole genome shotgun sequence and contains these coding sequences:
- the LOC125195246 gene encoding uncharacterized protein LOC125195246, which translates into the protein MVAALGLGKFYGGSLPRPRFYSGGERIDPPVPVMDPLIAWAEEAHWSMGGVSTTRRRFQGRIEGNVDKLRVQRDDALFKKSGYKHKSPAVIKRRRVAVLVDDEEEEKQCVVEKLGGINEGSAKNNGGVKVGRVVAAGKRIKAKESDLPAVQSSVASDAGIRSSPRLAKIELLR